In Erigeron canadensis isolate Cc75 chromosome 1, C_canadensis_v1, whole genome shotgun sequence, a single window of DNA contains:
- the LOC122608480 gene encoding F-box protein SKIP31 yields the protein MTLSEDEDDKHLAQFLESEVLSEISDQEDEDLLKEDEPQPKRLRVEQNGVVCSSSRRIDDGFFSRVPPELFPHILKFLSSEDLVACSGVCRFLYFASSDEALWRRLYCMRWGILPPTKTLRDRAWKKLYIQRDEEDMVEFVRDCPNEFKEYYIQMQVAKRSQAPLSSQLKDDWLILDKSVADQVSTWKKSKGLADKVFSDHNCTGENCSYYQIGDVFVCENTGYVHVCDDTCKEAVLDPDNELLVCTISGHCFDRLLSPSETGGDIEEQLQAGVTDEAEPFMGSGRFARAYQLGYNCEDEKELEACLRFC from the exons ATGACTCTTTCAGAAGACGAAGACGACAAACATCTCGCTCAATTCCTTGAATCCGAAGTCTTATCTGAAATCTCCGACCAG GAAGATGAAGATTTGTTGAAAGAGGATGAACCGCAGCCGAAAAGGCTTAGAGTCGAGCAAAACGGCGTCGTTTGTTCAAGTTCTAGAAGGATAGATGATGGATTCTTTTCTAGGGTTCCTCCTGAGCTTTTTCCTCATATCCTCAAGTTTCTGTCATCTgag GATCTTGTTGCATGTTCGGGTGTTTGTAGGTTCTTATATTTTGCATCTTCCGACGAAGCCTTGTGGCGTCGCTT GTACTGTATGCGGTGGGGTATTTTGCCACCAACGAAAACTTTGCGTGATCGTGCTTGGAAGAAGCTGTATATTCAG CGTGATGAAGAAGACATGGTTGAGTTCGTTAGGGATTGTCCCAACGAGTTTAAAGAGTACTACATCCAAATGCAGGTAGCAAAAAGAAGCCAAGCACCTCTTTCTTCACAG TTGAAAGATGACTGGTTGATTCTGGACAAGTCTGTTGCTGATCAAGTCTCCACATGGAAGAAAAGTAAAGGACTGGCTGATAAGGTGTTTTCTGACCATAATTGTACTGGAGAAAATTGTTCATACTATCAAATTGGAGATGTTTTTGTCTGTGAGAATACTGGATATGTTCATG TGTGTGATGATACTTGCAAGGAGGCTGTCCTTGATCCAGATAACGAGCTATTGGTGTGTACCATTTCGGGACATTGTTTTGATCGATTGCTTTCCCCATCTGAAACTGGAGGAGACATT GAGGAACAGCTGCAAGCAGGGGTCACGGACGAAGCAGAGCCATTTATGGGATCTGGCCGTTTTG CACGGGCCTATCAGTTGGGTTATAACTGTGAAGATGAGAAAGAGCTCGAAGCCTGCCTGAGGTTCTGCTAA
- the LOC122585718 gene encoding protein MODIFYING WALL LIGNIN-2-like codes for MEKQYQTKIISHVLVIATIISLSLASFALCIICEIKKSKKKELRVDGELCYLPQSHAYGYGIAALICSSIAQIIGTIFFIFVKRSSDLKSTKTSFASILVFFSWTSFLIATILDGAATSMSREQAYGEGWKDDGTCYLVKNGVFVGSGVLVIVAISLILLSYYNLTLNKNRGVHVQLK; via the exons ATGGAAAAACAATACCAAACTAAAATCATTTCTCATGTTTTAGTCATTGCCACCATCATCTCCCTATCACTTGCTTCTTTTGCCTTATGCATCATTTGTGAGATCAAGAAATCAAAG AAGAAGGAGCTTCGAGTTGACGGAGAGCTATGCTATTTACCTCAAAGTCATGCATATGGTTATGGAATTGCAGCTTTGATATGTTCTTCGATTGCCCAAATCATTGGGACCATATTCTTCATATTTGTTAAAAGATCAAGCGATTTAAAGTCTACTAAAACTTCCTTTGCAAGCATTCTCGTGTTTTTCTCATG gACAAGTTTTTTGATCGCGACGATATTAGATGGAGCCGCAACAAGCATGAGTCGGGAACAGGCATACGGGGAAGGGTGGAAGGATGATGGCACCTGTTACCTTGTTAAAAACGGCGTTTTTGTTGGCTCCGGAGTGCTTGTCATTGTGGCAATTAGTTTAATATTGTTGTCCTATTATAACTTGACGCTCAATAAGAACCGAGGTGTACATGTCCAACTGAAATGA
- the LOC122585436 gene encoding cell division cycle 20.2, cofactor of APC complex-like codes for MDADNISATAPSVSTEKRLKRFYHDQNLDRFIPNRAAMDFNFANYMLTGGKVHKESSSPCSPWRENYQKKLAEALNMNRTRILSFKNKPPPSLNAVKETSPPLLKSSVKHRRYISQSSDRTLDAPDIVDDYYLDIVDWGISNIIAIGLGYSVYLWDASNGSTSELLSADYNSGPVTSVKWAPDGRHLAVGLNNSKVQLWDVTTTRRLRTLQGGHHSRVASLDWNNHILTTGSMDSLIINNDVRISSHIIGTYRGHHQEVCGLKWSPSGQQLVSGGNDNLVYIWNLSSNQSIHCFSDHTSAVKALEWCPFQSNLLASGGGVGDQCIKFWNSNTGACLNSVDTGSQVSCLLWNRHERELLSSHGFSDNQLTLWKYPSMVKLAELRGHTSRVLHMTQSPDGYRVASVGADETLRVWNVFGTPQVVKNISDKHAEPFANVGRIR; via the exons ATGGATGCAGATAATATTTCTGCAACAGCACCATCAGTTTCAACTGAAAAACGCCTAAAGAGATTTTATCATGATCAGAAT CTGGACAGATTCATCCCCAATCGTGCTGCAATGGATTTTAACTTTGCGAATTACATGCTTACGGGTGGGAAGGTTCATAAGGAAAGCTCCTCTCCTTGTTCACCATGGAGAGAAAACTACCAAAAGAAGCTTGCTGAAGCTCTCAATATGAATAGGACACGGatcctttctttcaaaaacaaGCCACCTCCGTCACTTAATGCTGTCAAGGAGACTTCTCCGCCTCTTCTTAAGTCGTCCGTGAAGCATAGGAGATATATTTCTCAA TCTAGTGATAGGACTTTGGATGCACCTGATATTGTGGATGACTACTATTTGGATATCGTTGATTGGGGTATCAGCAATATTATTGCTATTGGTCTTGGATATAGTGTCTATCTGTGGGATGCATCAAACGGGTCAACCTCTGAACTTTTATCAGCTGATTATAACAGTGGCCCTGTTACAAGTGTAAAGTGGGCACCTGATGGAAGACATCTAGCTGTCGGTTTGAACAATTCTAAGGTTCAGCTGTGGGATGTTACTACCACACGACGG TTGAGGACTCTACAAGGAGGGCATCATTCGAGAGTCGCATCTCTCGATTGGAACAATCATATTTTGACAACCGGTAGCATGGATAGTTTAATAATCAACAATGATGTTAGAATAAGTTCACATATCATTGGGACATACAGAGGCCATCATCAAGAGGTTTGTGGATTGAAATGGTCACCATCAGGTCAACAGTTAGTGAGCGGTGGTAACGACAACCTTGTCTATATATGGAACCTGTCTTCTAATCAAAGCATACACTGCTTCTCAGACCATACATCTGCTGTAAAAGCTCTAGAGTGGTGTCCATTTCAGAGTAATTTACTAGCTTCTGGTGGTGGAGTAGGAGATCAGTGCATTAAGTTTTGGAATTCAAACACGGGTGCATGCTTGAATTCAGTGGACACGGGCTCACAGGTGTCATGCTTGCTTTGGAATAGACATGAGCGAGAACTTTTGAGCTCTCATGGGTTCAGTGACAACCAACTCACTCTTTGGAAGTACCCTTCTATGGTTAAGTTGGCTGAACTCCGTGGTCACACTTCAAGGGTACTGCATATGACTCAG AGTCCAGATGGGTATAGGGTTGCATCTGTCGGTGCTGATGAGACGCTGCGAGTGTGGAACGTGTTTGGTACACCACAAGTGGTCAAGAATATAAGTGATAAACATGCAGAACCATTTGCTAATGTTGGACGTATTAGATGA
- the LOC122593689 gene encoding uncharacterized protein LOC122593689, protein MDDEIYLGTQHLVAINLVCLVAALIIHRRRCNRKRLIDPEMMLHNKKVRQEILHNLTTSGKCRKLIRMSENAFMILCQKLKSECGLQATQRMCVEEQVVTFLHIVGHDLRTSHVSWLYRRSESATNTHFHRVLNAILSLEDQYIQQPTGAIDGTHIRVKVANKDAARYCGRKGYPTINVLCACTFDLKFTYVLSGWEGTAYDSRIIKDALTRDDKLVIPNGKFYLVDGGLPHKSTLVAPYRGVRYHLKEYSSRGPRNKRELFNLRHASLRNSIERAFGVLKKRFAILRCSEPFYSPEIQSDIFLACCILHNFLQEVDRNQELEDKVARKILSATQDLEPYAPREIDDKITNGEKVNDGNNVKEERIQWNVKMDAVFIEAMRKEHDDGNRIGGTFTSLAYSNMVNYLRKHLQREFTKEHLMNRLKTLKLHFSQCYDMFRGLMLSGFAWNSETNLIEAEEEVWETLIKEKPEAAKWKNKQICHYEELLYLFAKDRATCASAITTKERKNILNNGKRVETIEEIDQLLESDVIILETPPNIDNIDVKTTTKPSKEKLPTIKAKNKKKRKLEEEEDFEGKVMSSIKDVAEAIRENTKVMKSSRPHVYSEEEIYIGLESMDLAPNQIRKAYLYLVEHPGKTRALFGCPSIMRREMLEEMMTASD, encoded by the exons ATGGATGACGAAATATATCTTGGGACTCAACATTTAGTTGCAATTAATCTGGTTTGTTTAGTGGCGGCTCTTATTATACATCGTAGGAGATGTAATAGAAAACGTTTAATTGACCCGGAGATGATGttacataataaaaaagtaCGACAGGAGATTTTGCACAATCTCACCACAAGTGGAAAATGTCGTAAACTTATCCGAATGAGTGAGAATGCTTTCATGATATTGTGTCAAAAGTTGAAGAGCGAATGTGGTCTTCAAGCAACTCAACGTATGTGTGTAGAGGAACAAGTTGTTACATTTTTACATATAGTAGGCCATGATTTGAGAACTAGCCATGTCTCTTGGTTATATCGTCGATCAGAATCAGCTACAAATACACATTTTCATAGAGTTTTGAATGCAATATTATCACTAGAAGATCAGTATATTCAACAACCTACTG GGGCAATTGATGGTACACATATTCGTGTGAAAGTGGCCAATAAAGATGCGGCTAGATATTGTGGTCGTAAGGGATATCCGACGATTAATGTGTTGTGCGCGTGTACGTTTGATTTAAAGTTCACATATGTTTTAAGTGGTTGGGAAGGGACAGCTTATGACTCGAGAATAATTAAGGATGCACTTACTAGAGATGATAAGTTAGTTATTCCTAACG GTAAGTTCTATTTGGTTGATGGTGGTTTACCTCATAAAAGCACCCTCGTAGCACCTTATAGAGGTGTTAGATATCATTTGAAGGAGTATTCTTCTCGTGGTCCTCGGAATAAACGTGAGCTGTTTAACCTTCGTCATGCCTCGTTACGGAACTCCATCGAACGCGCatttggtgttttgaagaaaaGATTTGCTATACTTAGATGTTCAGAGCCTTTTTACTCGCCTGAGATACAATCTGACATATTTTTGGCATGCTGTATTTTACACAACTTTTTACAAGAAGTTGATCGTAACCAAGAACTTGAAGATAAAGTGGCACGCAAGATATTAAGTGCAACACAAGACCTGGAACCTTATGCTCCAAGAGAAATAGATGACA AGATTACCAATGGCGAAAAAGTTAATGATGGAAATAACGTGAAGGAAGAGAGGATCCAATGGAATGTCAAGATGGATGCGGTTTTCATTGAAGCTATGAGGAAGGAACATGATGATGGGAATAGAATTGGTGGAACATTTACTTCTCTTGCGTATAGTAATATGGTaaattatttaagaaaacatCTTCAAAGGGAGTTTACAAAAGAGCATTTGATGAATCGACTCAAAACTCTTAAACTCCATTTTTCTCAATGCTATGATATGTTTCGGGGACTTATGTTGAGTGGCTTCGCATGGAATTCTGAGACAAACTTAATTGAGGCCGAGGAAGAAGTATGGGAAACACTAATCAAA GAAAAGCCTGAAGCTGCAAAGtggaaaaacaaacaaatatgtcATTACGAAGAATTGTTGTATTTGTTTGCAAAAGATAGAGCAACATGTGCATCTGCTATAACTACAAAAGAgaggaaaaatattttgaacaaTGGTAAAAGAGTGGAAACAATTGAAGAGATTGATCAATTGTTAGAATCTGATGTGATTATTTTGGAGACTCCCCCTAATATAGATAATATTGATGTTAAAACAACTACAAAACCTTCTAAAGAGAAGCTTCCGACTATAaaggcaaaaaataaaaagaaaagaaaactggAAGAGGAGGAGGATTTCGAAGGTAAGGTCATGAGTTCCATTAAGGATGTAGCTGAAGCTATTCGAGAAAATACAaag GTAATGAAGAGCTCACGTCCACATGTTTACTCTGAGGAGGAGATCTACATAGGACTAGAGAGTATGGATTTGGCTCCAAATCAGATTAGAAAAGCTTATCTTTATTTGGTGGAACATCCGGGAAAAACACGTGCACTGTTTGGATGTCCTTCCATTATGCGGAGGGAAATGCTAGAAGAAATGATGACTGCAAGTGACTGA
- the LOC122607324 gene encoding ABC transporter E family member 2-like has protein sequence MAERLTRIAILKEDRCKPKKCRQECKKSCPVVMTGKQCIEVTSASKVAYISEELCIGCGICIKKCPFDAIEIINIPKDLDKDTTHRYGVNTFKLHRLPVPRPGQVLGLVGTNGIGKSTALKVLAGKLKPNLGRFNNPPDWSEILQHFRGSELQNYFTRILEDNLKAIIKPQYVDHIPKAVQGNVGQVLDQKDERDAKAELCADLELNQVIDRNVGDLSGGELQRFAIAVVAIQMAEIYMFDEPSSYLDVKQRLKAAQVIRSLLRPSSYVIVVEHDLSVLDYLSDFICCLYGKPGAYGVVTLPFSVREGINIFLEGFVPTENLRFREESLTFKVAETPQDSAEETETYARYRYPTMSKTQGGFKLKVVGGEFTDSQIIVMLGENGTGKTTFIRMLAGLLKPDTVEDSEVEIPEFNISYKPQKISPKYKHSVRHLFHDKIRDSYMHPQFVSDVMKPLQMDQLIDQEVLTLSGGELQRVALVLCLGKPADIYLIDEPSAYLDSEQRIVASKVIKRFILHAKKTAFVVEHDFIMATYLADRVIVYEGKPSIDCVANSPQSLLTGMNLFLSHLTITFRRDPTNFRPRINKLNSTKDREQKLAGSYYYLDD, from the exons ATGGCAGAGCGATTAACTCGTATCGCTATTCTCAAAGAAGATCGCTGTAAGCCCAAAAAATGCCGCCAGGAGTGCAAAAAATCATGTCCTGTTGTTATGACTG GTAAGCAATGTATTGAGGTTACTTCGGCATCCAAGGTGGCGTATATCTCTGAGGAATTGTGCATAGGATGTGGTATATGTATTAAG AAATGCCCCTTTGATGCAATTGAGATCATTAATATTCCAAAAGATCTGGATAAAGATACAACTCATCGTTACGGAGTCAATACCTTCAAATTACACAG GTTACCTGTTCCAAGGCCCGGGCAAGTTCTTGGCTTGGTTGGAACAAATGGAATTGGGAAGTCTACAGCCCTCAAAGTTTTGGCTGGAAAATTGAAACCCAATTTGGGCcgttttaat AACCCACCAGATTGGAGTGAAATTTTGCAGCACTTCCGTGGATCTGAGTTGCAAAACTACTTCACTCGTATTCTTGAAGATAATCTAAAG GCCATCATAAAACCGCAGTATGTGGATCATATTCCTAAAGCAGTTCAAGGGAATGTTGGTCAAGTACTTGATCAAAAAGATGAGAGAGATGCGAAGGCAGAGCTTTGTGCTGATCTTGAACTGAATCAGGTTATAGATCGTAATGTTGGAGACTTATCAGGTGGAGAGCTTCAAAGGTTTGCAATTGCTGTTGTTGCTATACAAATGGCAGAGATTTATATGTTCGATGAGCCTTCAAGTTATCTTGATGTGAAACAAAGGCTTAAAGCTGCACAAGTTATCAGATCTTTGCTTAGACCTAGCAG CTATGTGATTGTAGTTGAGCACGATTTAAGTGTGCTTGATTACCTATCAGACTTCATTTGCTGCCTCTATGGGAAGCCTGGTGCATATGGTGTCGTGACACTACCCTTCTCTGTCAGAGAAGgaataaatatctttttagAAGGGTTTGTGCCTACAGAAAACCTACGTTTTCGTGAAGAATCTCTTACATTCAAG GTTGCTGAGACACCTCAGGATAGTGCTGAAGAAACTGAAACATACGCACGTTATAGATACCCTACTATGTCTAAAACGCAAGGTGGTTTCAAACTGAAGGTGGTTGGGGGTGAATTCACTGACTCTCAGATCATAGTTATGCTTGGAGAGAATGGAACAGGGAAGACAACTTTTATTCGTATGCTG GCTGGTTTACTGAAGCCTGATACTGTGGAAGATTCTGAAGTTGAGATACCCGAGTTTAATATTTCTTACAAGCCCCAGAAGATCAGTCCCAAATATAAGCACTCTGTCAGGCATTTATTTCATGATAAGATTCGTGACTCGTACATGCATCCTCAGTTTGTTTCGGATGTCATGAAGCCTCTTCAAATGGATCAATTAATTGATCAAGAAGTTTTGACTCTTTCTGGTGGAGAATTGCAAAGGGTTGCATTGGTTCTGTGTCTTGGCAAG CCTGCTGATATTTACCTGATTGATGAACCAAGTGCATACCTTGATTCGGAGCAACGTATTGTTGCTTCGAAGGTTATAAAGAGATTTATACTGCATGCTAAAAAGACTGCATTTGTGGTGGAACATGACTTCATCATGGCAACTTATCTAGCAGATCGGGTGATCGTTTATGAAGGGAAACCGTctattgattgtgttgcaaattCGCCTCAGTCATTATTGACTGGCATGAATCTTTTCTTGTCA CATCTGACAATCACGTTTAGGCGGGATCCAACAAATTTCCGACCAAGAATCAACAAGCTGAATTCAACAAAGGACAGGGAGCAGAAACTTGCCGGATCGTATTATTATTTGGATGATTGA